From a single Silene latifolia isolate original U9 population chromosome 6, ASM4854445v1, whole genome shotgun sequence genomic region:
- the LOC141588396 gene encoding uncharacterized protein LOC141588396, producing MKQKWSIFRNVYHYVEDISVTGALYTWSNKQEPNARVYSRLDRAMGNQEWLDEFGDYMAHFHPEGLFDHCSCTVVNRKAEFDGRRSFKYFNMWSVAGSFKAQVESIWKQKYKGTKMFSIVNKLKALKPVLKKLNTTCFSDIENNTTIASKVLEEIQEKLVHNPRDIDLIQQELDLSVELKGLIRAMDSFLTQKAKLQWSLEGDLNTSYFHRAIKNRIMSNKVFQIEDKQGVLCTEGTTIQSAFLDYYQHLLGTHTPTDPVNFDVVRRGPCCSEDHWSILAKPITSAEVKACLFSIPSCKSPSPDGYNSQFYKDSWDVVAEEVCAAIINFFDSGQLLTQVNATVITLIPKIDRPTNVVHYRPISCCIVLYKVISKLL from the coding sequence ATGAAGCAGAAATGGAGCATATTCAGGAATGTGTATCATTATGTGGAGGATATAAGTGTTACTGGTGCTCTATATACTTGGTCTAATAAGCAGGAACCAAATGCTAGAGTATATAGTAGGTTAGATAGAGCAATGGGCAATCAAGAATGGCTTGATGAATTTGGAGATTATATGGCTCATTTTCACCCTGAGGGTTTATTTGATCATTGTTCTTGCACTGTGGTGAATAGGAAAGCTGAGTTTGATGGAAGAAGAAGCTTTAAGTATTTTAACATGTGGAGTGTTGCTGGCTCCTTCAAGGCTCAGGTTGAAAGTATATGGAAGCAGAAGTATAAAGGCACTAAGATGTTTTCTATTGTGAATAAACTGAAAGCTTTAAAACCTGTCCTTAAGAAGCTGAATACAACTTGTTTCTCTGATATAGAGAACAACACTACCATTGCTAGTAAGGTGTTGGAGGAGATCCAAGAGAAATTAGTTCATAATCCTAGGGACATTGACTTGATTCAACAGGAGCTTGACTTGTCTGTTGAGTTAAAGGGACTCATAAGAGCTATGGATAGCTTTCTTACTCAGAAGGCCAAGTTACAGTGGTCACTGGAAGGGGATCTGAACACTTCCTATTTTCATCGTGCAATTAAGAACAGGATTATGTCGAATAAGGTTTTCCAGATTGAGGATAAGCAGGGGGTTCTGTGTACTGAGGGAACTACTATTCAGTCTGCTTTCTTAGACTATTATCAACATCTGTTAGGTACTCACACTCCCACTGATCCTGTGAATTTTGATGTGGTTAGAAGGGGTCCATGTTGTTCTGAGGATCATTGGTCTATTCTGGCAAAACCTATTACTAGTGCAGAGGTTAAAGCTTGTCTGTTCAGCATTCCAAGTTGCAAATCACCTAGTCCTGATGGCTATAATAGCCAATTTTATAAAGATTCTTGGGATGTAGTTGCGGAAGAGGTTTGTGCTGCTATTATTAATTTCTTTGATTCTGGGCAGTTGCTCACTCAGGTCAATGCAACTGTCATCACCCTGATTCCAAAAATTGATAGGCCAACTAATGTAGTGCATTACAGGCCAATCTCTTGCTGTATTGTACTTTATAAAGTTATTTCCAAACTTTTgtga
- the LOC141588397 gene encoding uncharacterized protein LOC141588397, with amino-acid sequence MLATGYQGNEWISDVRGYSIRAGYQWLKGSHPPVPWYKDVWDSWTIPKHSVIGWLINRQALNTRDKLFHLGISGSNSCVMCDIEPETLAHLFPDCAYSKLVIKFLEHWLQMRLQTPPGHCPIVRRKVCRVVRLSCWYVLWMERNTCRVEMKIRRPELLASEIQKMAQLRIQQKFSSLVQQSGVNWVTSLGINV; translated from the coding sequence ATGTTAGCTACTGGGTACCAGGGTAACGAATGGATCTCTGATGTCAGGGGTTACTCTATTCGGGCAGGTTATCAATGGCTAAAGGGATCACACCCCCCTGTGCCTTGGTACAAGGATGTATGGGATAGCTGGACAATTCCCAAGCATAGTGTAATTGGTTGGCTTATTAATAGGCAAGCCTTAAATACTAGGGATAAGTTGTTTCATCTTGGGATTAGTGGCAGCAATAGTTGTGTGATGTGTGACATAGAACCAGAAACTCTTGCTCATCTCTTCCCTGATTGTGCATATAGTAAACTGGTGATAAAGTTTCTTGAGCACTGGTTACAAATGAGGCTTCAAACGCCTCCTGGACATTGTCCTATTGTCAGGAGGAAAGTTTGCAGAGTGGTAAGACTTTCTTGTTGGTATGTCCTCTGGATGGAAAGGAATACCTGCAGGGTTGAAATGAAGATTAGAAGACCAGAGTTGCTTGCTTCAGAAATTCAGAAGATGGCTCAACTGCGAATTCAGCAGAAGTTCTCTTCACTTGTTCAGCAGTCTGGAGTTAATTGGGTGACTAGCCTAGGTATCAATGTATAA
- the LOC141588398 gene encoding uncharacterized protein LOC141588398, whose amino-acid sequence MGGRIWIMWNPGSGNVQLLEEGAQYMHCLVTHLLAHKCILVSFVYAQNRAVDRLVLWDRLRYFSMGHQIPWACLGDFNVSLVAKETLGCILHQREIIEFKDCLAASNLADHPYTGGLFTWHNKQGASPKWSKLDRALVNAAWYTYISISTVVFLPARVSDHSSILLSINSTSTHYVRPFRYLNCWALSPDFHACVTQGWQLPTHGRKIYSLLCKHRNLKKGLKSLHCPEFSGLLQRVEEAKNKLVDCQLQMQASPLNTLLLAQEKKSRTIGNTIGVIEDVNGTLCQSHAQVAQAFLGYYRDILGTSKAVTPLLAALFAHNTLTSTEHLVAPVTHLEIEAALFAIHRDKSPGIDGYSYGGDLPSIQDINDCLSCFAAYSGWKANPMKTSLYFRGVPAHLKAHILSSSGYVEGNFPVKHLGIRLFSSRLTYPMFASLLDKIRRLGSSVLLPKGIAKKLNKLCKDFLWGIEPSQCKHVFKSWDSFCRPREEGLRRTGFSEMRHIFSRALIFGNFNLLRPTHGSGVALRDLLVQDFGGDPEQAWVLLFQDDYKAQFYEMIRAKGAPFIQSKTFWDSFCYPKHKVIGLLTAQNRLPTVDALCSRGLVIVNRCVLCESSLETHSHLFFECPYSAAIWQAIAMWLKVSPAPCLPQIFHWFKVYNRGQGLIKKQGRCALMCALYLVWQERNKRIFKGIQPTPVTIIRKIKVLVLLRLSSL is encoded by the exons ATGGGAGGGAGAATATGGATTATGTGGAATCCTGGTTCAGGTAACGTTCAACTTCTTGAGGAGGGTGCACAATATATGCATTGTCTTGTCACTCATCTTCTTGCTCATAAATGTATTTTGGTTTCGTTTGTTTATGCTCAAAATAGGGCTGTGGACAGGCTTGTTTTATGGGATAGATTACGATATTTTTCCATGGGGCACCAAATCCCTTGGGCATGCCTAGGTGATTTTAATGTGTCTTTGGTTGCGAAAGAGACTCTAGGTTGTATTCTCCATCAAAGGGAGATTATTGAGTTTAAGGATTGTTTGGCTGCTAGTAATCTGGCTGACCACCCCTATACTGGTGGTCTTTTTACATGGCATAACAAGCAAGGGGCCTCTCCTAAGTGGTCTAAGCTTGATAGGGCTTTGGTGAATGCTGCCTGGTACACTTATATTTCTATTTCTACTGTGGTTTTTCTTCCTGCTAGGGTCTCTGATCACTCCTCTATTCTTTTGAGTATCAACTCCACTTCAACTCATTATGTCAGGCCTTTTCGTTATCTTAATTGTTGGGCTCTCTCTCCTGATTTTCATGCCTGTGTCACTCAGGGTTGGCAGCTCCCCACACATGGACGGAAAATTTACTCTCTGTTATGTAAACATAGGAATTTGAAGAAGGGTCTTAAATCTCTTCACTGCCCTGAATTTTCAGGCCTATTACAACGTGTAGAGGAAGCTAAAAATAAACTTGTTGACTGCCAATTGCAGATGCAGGCTTCTCCTCTGAACACTCTTCTTCTTGCACAGGAGAAAAAGT CTAGAACTATTGGGAACACTATTGGGGTTATTGAGGATGTGAATGGCACTCTCTGTCAAAGCCATGCTCAGGTTGCTCAGGCTTTCTTGGGGTATTATAGAGATATCTTGGGTACTTCTAAAGCTGTTACTCCTCTCCTTGCGGCCCTCTTTGCTCATAATACTCTTACATCTACTGAACATTTGGTTGCTCCTGTCACTCATCTTGAGATAGAAGCTGCTCTTTTTGCTATTCATAGGGATAAAAGTCCTGGTATTGATGGTTATTCCTATGG AGGAGACCTGCCCTCTATCCAGGATATTAATGATTGTCTTTCCTGTTTTGCTGCTTATTCTGGATGGAAAGCAAACCCAATGAAAACTAGCTTGTATTTTAGGGGAGTTCCTGCTCATTTGAAGGCTCATATTCTATCTTCAAGCGGGTATGTGGAAGGGAATTTTCCTGTCAAGCATTTGGGTATCCGCTTATTTAGCTCTCGGCTTACTTACCCTATGTTCGCTTCTCTGCTGGACAAAATAAGGAGACTG GGTTCTAGTGTACTTCTTCCTAAGGGTATTGCAAAGAAACTTAACAAATTGTGTAAGGACTTTCTTTGGGGCATTGAGCCTAGCCAGTGTAAACATGTTTTCAAGAGTTGGGATAGTTTTTGTCGCCCTCGTGAGGAAGGTCTG AGACGAACTGGGTTCAGTGAGATGAGGCATATATTCTCAAGGGCACTGATCTTTGGGAATTTTAACTTACTACGTCCTACTCATGGTTCTGGAGTAGCATTACGAGACTTGTTGGTCCAAGACTTTGGAGGGGATCCAGAGCAAGCATGGGTATTATTATTCCAGGATGATTACAAGGCTCAATTTTATGAGATGATTCGTGCTAAGGGGGCACCATTTATTCAAAGTAAAACTTTTTGGGATTCTTTTTGCTATCCTAAGCATAAGGTGATTGGTCTTTTGACTGCTCAGAATAGGCTGCCCACTGTTGATGCTCTATGTAGTAGAGGTTTGGTCATAGTGAATAGGTGTGTTTTATGTGAATCTAGCCTTGAAACCCACTCACACCTCTTCTTTGAGTGTCCCTATTCTGCTGCAATTTGGCAAGCCATAGCTATGTGGCTCAAGGTTTCTCCTGCTCCTTGTCTTCCTCAGATTTTCCACTGGTTCAAGGTGTATAACCGTGGACAAGGGTTGATTAAGAAGCAGGGTAGATGTGCTTTGATGTGTGCTCTCTATCTCGTATGGCAAGAAAGGAACAAGCGCATCTTCAAAGGCATACAACCTACACCTGTCACTATTATTCGAAAGATCAAGGTTTTGGTCCTTCTTAGGTTATCTTCCCTTTAA